A portion of the Bdellovibrionales bacterium CG10_big_fil_rev_8_21_14_0_10_45_34 genome contains these proteins:
- a CDS encoding glutamine-hydrolyzing GMP synthase — MSLLSEGVLILDFGSQYTQLIARRSRELGVYSEIRPAAIGLEEIRKIAPAAIVLSGGPSSVFDGDSVHYNLEDLTKIGPVFGVCYGLQMAMHNGGGEVHRSKRREYGLAKIKWEESGDFQKVWMSHGDHVEAVPEGFEVLARSSDGIISAVRGDRFLGFQFHPEVSHTENGKSLISEFLFGVCKLQAKWEAHNIAEHLVESIRRKVPQSENVICAMSGGVDSTVVGVLMTRALGASRVNCVFVDTGLLRKDEAEQVMDTYLSLGLNVRKLDARKDFLTALADIEDPEQKRKAIGRVFLEVFERSIDKTKVQWLAQGTLYPDVIESVSVSGKSVTIKSHHNVGGLPERMHLKLVEPLRELFKDEVRAVGEELGIERGVLWRHPFPGPGLAIRILGPVNESDLSVLRECDAVFIDELKKLDLYNQIWQAFCVLLPIKTVGVQGDGRSYERVLALRAVTSIDGMTADWFDFPSDFLRRISSRITNEIPQINRIVYDVTSKPPGTIEWE, encoded by the coding sequence ATGTCTCTTTTAAGCGAAGGTGTTTTGATTCTAGATTTTGGCTCTCAGTACACTCAACTGATAGCCAGACGCTCACGAGAATTAGGTGTCTATTCCGAAATTCGCCCAGCGGCAATTGGTCTTGAAGAAATTCGAAAAATTGCCCCGGCAGCAATTGTCCTTAGCGGAGGTCCTTCGTCAGTATTTGATGGAGACTCCGTTCACTACAACTTAGAAGACCTCACAAAGATCGGCCCCGTTTTCGGTGTGTGCTACGGCCTACAAATGGCGATGCACAATGGCGGTGGCGAAGTGCACCGATCAAAACGACGTGAATATGGGCTTGCCAAAATCAAGTGGGAAGAAAGCGGAGATTTTCAAAAAGTTTGGATGAGTCATGGCGATCATGTAGAGGCAGTGCCAGAGGGTTTTGAAGTCTTAGCGCGATCGTCTGACGGTATCATTTCAGCTGTTCGTGGGGATCGGTTTTTGGGCTTTCAGTTTCATCCTGAAGTTTCCCACACCGAAAATGGCAAAAGTCTTATCTCTGAGTTTTTATTTGGCGTCTGTAAGCTTCAAGCAAAGTGGGAAGCACATAACATAGCGGAACATCTTGTTGAAAGCATTCGTAGAAAAGTGCCTCAGAGCGAGAATGTTATATGCGCCATGAGTGGCGGCGTTGACTCAACTGTTGTTGGGGTTTTGATGACGCGTGCTCTGGGTGCTAGTCGCGTGAACTGTGTTTTCGTAGATACGGGCCTTTTGCGAAAAGATGAAGCAGAACAAGTGATGGATACCTATTTATCGCTAGGACTAAATGTAAGAAAACTTGACGCTCGCAAAGACTTTTTGACGGCACTTGCGGATATTGAAGATCCAGAACAAAAGAGAAAGGCCATCGGTCGTGTCTTTTTAGAAGTGTTTGAAAGATCGATCGACAAAACTAAGGTGCAATGGTTGGCGCAAGGCACACTTTATCCTGATGTGATTGAAAGTGTTTCTGTAAGCGGTAAGAGTGTAACTATAAAAAGCCATCACAATGTAGGTGGGCTCCCTGAACGTATGCATTTGAAGCTTGTTGAGCCGCTTAGAGAGTTGTTTAAAGATGAAGTCCGTGCCGTAGGCGAGGAACTTGGGATTGAGCGAGGTGTGCTTTGGAGGCATCCATTTCCAGGGCCGGGCTTGGCGATTAGAATTCTTGGACCAGTGAATGAGTCGGACTTAAGTGTGCTCCGTGAATGCGACGCTGTTTTTATCGATGAGCTGAAGAAACTCGATCTTTACAATCAGATCTGGCAAGCGTTCTGCGTTCTTTTGCCAATTAAGACTGTGGGTGTTCAGGGCGATGGAAGAAGCTATGAGCGAGTGTTAGCGCTTCGGGCAGTAACGTCGATTGACGGAATGACGGCAGATTGGTTTGATTTCCCGTCAGATTTTTTGAGACGCATTTCCTCAAGAATCACAAACGAGATACCGCAAATCAATCGCATCGTGTACGATGTTACCAGTAAACCACCTGGTACTATTGAGTGGGAATAG
- a CDS encoding DNA polymerase III subunit alpha — protein MKFVHLHCHSHYSLLEATPQIKELVKKTKALEMTSVALTDHGNLFGATEFYFAAKDAGVHPILGMDAYLAPQGRLVKGENRDAARKPLRRLVLLAQDFEGYQTLCKLSTIGYQEGFYYKPRIDLETLKEHNKNLICLTGSRFGEIAQTLIEEGPEAAHKSAEYLKDIFTDRLYIEITRTGLTELDNINPYLIDLSRTLRIPLVATNDVHYLERDDYLAQEVMSCISNNRTLQDTERSSLGSREFYFKSQDHMAKLFADLPEAIENTAVVASRCDVKFHLKDENDQMIYHLPTFPTSDGRSLKEEIKFQAHKGLEKRFDEHRLRNEPISDDQKKSYFERLEFELSVIEKMGFNGYFLIVQDFIGWAKSHNIPVGPGRGSGAGSLVAYSLGITDLDPIPYNLIFERFLNPERISMPDFDVDFCQDRRHEVIEYVTDKYGRASVSQIITFGKLQAKAAVRDVGRVLGMTFSEVDVIAKLIPEKLGITLQEALDTEARLRELMEEDPKIDSLLQLALKIEGRNRHASVHAAGVIISDRPLVEHAPLYKGEHGENVVQYDMKQSEKIGLIKFDFLGLKTLTLIHNALDLVEQNRGKKIKVSDISLRDPGIYQIMSRGDTAGIFQFEGDGISDLIKKFQPTSFEDITAINALYRPGPMQMLDEYVGRKHGTIPVTYLFEELEPILKETYGIIVYQEQVQLIAARIAKYSLGEADMLRRAMGKKDTAVMEKQKDRFLKGAKENGFEEKKAAELFDLMAKFAQYGFNKSHAAAYCVVAAQTAFLKAYYPTEFYAAMLSTEMSDTDKIVKYVKDARSHKINVRSPHINFSGYKFSVGGEDIFFGLGAIKGVGESAVDAITEARQAQPEKRFSDLDTFFNSVDTRRVNKKVVECLIRAGALDGFGYHRGQLMEHYASWLERAEFEQKDKEVGQASLFSISESFNEQDRYVPPEAKEWTKDEILASEKSVLGFYLTDHPLSGLQVLVRSLGARYVSSFTENDHKTRVRIVGLISSMRELITRKGTRMAFLNLEDLSGQIELVAFPDVFDQNKERLKVDAIVVVEGTVETEGARSKLILDSVIEADNWLKRAKGFHVRLSEDMIDRLEELHNVLAENSGSCPLQIEVDLPQYGYDLKLLSKNPTGLNPDKNWIENLHGKFGNLDFMDIQF, from the coding sequence TTGAAGTTTGTACATTTACACTGTCATTCGCATTACTCGCTTCTTGAAGCGACCCCTCAGATTAAGGAGTTGGTAAAAAAAACCAAAGCGTTAGAGATGACGTCTGTGGCTCTTACTGATCACGGCAATCTCTTTGGTGCGACGGAGTTCTACTTTGCAGCAAAGGATGCGGGAGTCCATCCGATTTTGGGCATGGACGCATACTTGGCTCCACAAGGCAGGCTTGTAAAGGGAGAGAACCGAGATGCGGCCCGAAAACCTCTTCGCCGACTTGTCCTACTGGCTCAAGATTTTGAAGGTTATCAAACTCTCTGTAAGTTGAGCACAATAGGATATCAAGAAGGTTTTTACTATAAACCGAGAATCGATCTAGAAACCCTTAAAGAGCACAATAAAAATCTCATTTGTTTGACGGGGTCACGTTTTGGAGAGATTGCACAAACTCTAATTGAAGAAGGGCCAGAAGCCGCTCACAAATCTGCGGAATACTTGAAAGATATTTTCACTGACAGATTGTATATTGAAATCACGAGAACGGGTCTTACTGAACTCGACAATATTAATCCCTATCTCATCGATCTAAGCAGAACTCTTCGAATTCCGCTAGTGGCTACAAATGATGTGCACTACCTTGAGAGAGACGATTACTTGGCTCAAGAGGTTATGTCATGCATTTCAAACAACAGGACTCTTCAAGATACAGAGCGCTCGTCTCTCGGAAGCCGGGAGTTTTATTTTAAATCGCAGGACCACATGGCTAAGCTGTTTGCAGATTTGCCAGAGGCTATAGAAAACACAGCTGTTGTCGCTTCCAGGTGTGATGTGAAGTTTCATCTTAAAGATGAAAACGATCAGATGATTTATCATTTGCCGACCTTTCCTACTTCAGATGGTCGCAGCCTTAAAGAAGAGATTAAATTTCAGGCACACAAAGGTTTAGAGAAGCGTTTCGACGAACACCGCTTGAGAAATGAACCCATATCAGACGATCAAAAGAAGTCGTATTTTGAGCGTCTTGAGTTCGAACTAAGTGTTATTGAGAAGATGGGATTTAACGGATACTTTTTGATTGTCCAAGATTTCATTGGTTGGGCGAAATCCCATAACATTCCCGTGGGCCCCGGGCGGGGATCGGGGGCGGGGAGTTTGGTCGCCTACAGTCTTGGGATTACCGATCTGGATCCAATTCCTTACAACTTGATTTTTGAAAGGTTTCTTAATCCTGAACGTATCAGCATGCCGGACTTTGACGTCGACTTTTGTCAAGATCGACGTCACGAAGTCATCGAGTACGTGACGGACAAATATGGTAGAGCCTCGGTTTCTCAAATCATCACATTTGGAAAGCTCCAGGCCAAAGCTGCTGTGAGAGATGTCGGACGTGTTTTGGGAATGACGTTTTCAGAGGTGGATGTCATTGCAAAACTGATACCCGAAAAACTAGGGATTACACTTCAAGAGGCATTAGATACGGAGGCGCGCCTACGTGAACTGATGGAAGAAGATCCAAAGATTGATTCGCTCCTTCAATTGGCCTTGAAGATTGAAGGACGAAACCGGCATGCGAGTGTGCACGCTGCGGGGGTGATAATCTCGGACCGACCACTCGTTGAACATGCCCCTCTTTATAAGGGCGAGCATGGCGAAAACGTGGTGCAGTATGATATGAAGCAAAGTGAGAAGATTGGGCTTATCAAGTTTGATTTTTTAGGACTTAAAACTCTCACGTTGATCCACAACGCACTTGACCTTGTCGAACAAAACCGCGGTAAGAAAATCAAAGTTTCCGATATTTCGTTAAGAGATCCCGGCATTTACCAAATTATGTCTCGCGGAGACACAGCAGGAATATTTCAGTTCGAAGGCGACGGCATTAGCGATCTTATTAAAAAGTTCCAGCCGACAAGTTTTGAAGACATCACAGCTATCAATGCGCTCTATCGCCCGGGTCCGATGCAGATGCTCGACGAGTACGTAGGTAGAAAACACGGGACAATTCCTGTGACTTATCTTTTTGAGGAACTTGAGCCAATCCTCAAAGAAACCTACGGAATCATTGTTTACCAGGAGCAAGTGCAGTTGATCGCAGCTCGTATTGCAAAATACTCTTTGGGCGAAGCCGACATGCTCCGCAGGGCAATGGGTAAAAAAGATACTGCTGTAATGGAGAAGCAAAAAGACCGTTTTTTGAAAGGGGCTAAAGAGAACGGTTTTGAAGAAAAGAAGGCAGCGGAGCTCTTCGATTTGATGGCGAAGTTTGCACAATATGGCTTTAATAAATCTCATGCAGCTGCTTATTGTGTGGTTGCGGCACAAACTGCCTTTTTGAAAGCCTACTATCCAACAGAATTCTATGCTGCCATGTTAAGCACTGAGATGTCAGACACTGACAAGATAGTTAAATATGTCAAAGATGCTCGCTCGCACAAAATTAACGTAAGATCCCCCCATATAAACTTTTCGGGTTACAAATTTAGCGTCGGTGGTGAAGACATATTTTTTGGCCTAGGGGCCATCAAAGGCGTTGGTGAGTCGGCAGTCGACGCCATAACAGAGGCCAGGCAGGCCCAGCCAGAGAAACGCTTCTCAGATCTTGATACATTCTTTAATAGTGTCGACACGCGCCGAGTGAATAAAAAAGTAGTAGAGTGCCTCATCCGGGCGGGCGCTTTGGATGGTTTTGGTTATCACAGAGGTCAGCTAATGGAGCACTATGCGAGCTGGCTTGAGCGAGCTGAGTTTGAGCAAAAAGATAAAGAAGTTGGCCAGGCCTCCCTTTTTAGCATTTCTGAATCGTTCAATGAACAAGATAGATATGTTCCTCCTGAAGCAAAGGAGTGGACTAAAGATGAAATTTTAGCATCTGAGAAATCGGTCTTGGGTTTTTATCTCACAGATCACCCGCTGTCGGGGCTACAAGTTTTGGTAAGATCGCTAGGAGCAAGATATGTGTCGAGTTTTACCGAAAATGACCACAAAACGCGAGTCAGAATTGTTGGTCTGATTTCTTCAATGAGGGAGTTGATCACTAGAAAAGGCACTCGAATGGCATTTCTTAATTTAGAGGACCTCTCAGGCCAAATTGAACTTGTGGCCTTTCCAGACGTGTTTGATCAGAACAAAGAGCGGCTTAAGGTCGATGCTATTGTAGTTGTAGAAGGAACCGTTGAAACCGAGGGCGCGAGGTCAAAACTCATTCTTGATAGTGTTATCGAAGCGGATAATTGGCTGAAAAGAGCGAAGGGATTTCATGTTCGACTATCCGAGGACATGATTGATCGACTGGAAGAGCTGCACAATGTGTTGGCTGAGAACTCAGGTTCGTGCCCTCTGCAGATTGAGGTTGATTTGCCTCAATATGGATATGATCTAAAACTACTTTCTAAAAACCCAACAGGATTGAATCCAGATAAAAACTGGATAGAAAACCTTCACGGAAAGTTCGGCAATCTCGATTTCATGGACATCCAGTTTTAG
- the lipB gene encoding lipoyl(octanoyl) transferase — MSNSVQERKVECRWLGLLDYQEGLGVQAEVFHQVNTGFSDIVLGMICKPVITLGRSTKLASVQIGSAARSLSVPIVQTDRGGQITFHDPSQLVIYPVLNLRKRAFGVREWVKLILQSTERVLKQMGADVWVDYEKMGVFCREGKIASLGIRISHGISTHGLAIQVSPPPEWSHHLNLCSMGSFTDGGVRLVGIDELIPSKENMSANTNLMAKHSLACADVVTNLDHSVASLNRKKSIFEIWIRDFGDRQAL, encoded by the coding sequence ATGAGTAATTCTGTACAAGAGCGTAAAGTTGAATGTCGTTGGTTAGGGCTGCTTGACTATCAAGAAGGCCTCGGCGTTCAAGCTGAAGTATTTCATCAGGTGAACACAGGATTTTCGGATATCGTACTCGGTATGATATGTAAACCAGTGATCACTCTCGGGCGCTCAACAAAGCTGGCTAGTGTGCAAATTGGTAGTGCGGCACGTTCACTATCTGTACCAATCGTGCAAACAGATCGCGGAGGGCAGATCACTTTTCATGACCCTTCACAATTGGTAATTTATCCGGTTTTGAATCTTCGAAAAAGAGCTTTCGGCGTTCGCGAGTGGGTGAAGTTAATCCTTCAATCCACCGAGCGGGTACTTAAACAAATGGGAGCCGATGTTTGGGTCGACTATGAAAAGATGGGAGTATTTTGCCGTGAGGGAAAAATCGCTTCACTGGGAATTCGAATAAGCCACGGCATAAGCACCCATGGTTTGGCAATTCAAGTATCGCCGCCGCCTGAATGGTCGCACCACTTGAACCTCTGCTCGATGGGCTCTTTTACTGATGGGGGTGTGCGGCTCGTTGGCATAGATGAATTGATCCCATCAAAAGAAAACATGAGCGCAAATACAAACCTCATGGCGAAGCATTCGCTCGCCTGTGCCGATGTTGTTACAAACTTAGATCATTCAGTCGCTTCACTAAATAGAAAAAAAAGTATTTTTGAAATCTGGATTCGCGACTTTGGCGATCGGCAGGCACTTTGA